In one window of Halomarina pelagica DNA:
- a CDS encoding AbrB/MazE/SpoVT family DNA-binding domain-containing protein, translating into MTDEQDELPWSPAFFARQMQKAGEEFTEQQTRLFEQMLSTKATSPTNWYSDVMSVGTEMALFKTRVQSGGRLSIPDAEREALDIDEGDIVQVFVVPVKRTAGDRNER; encoded by the coding sequence ATGACGGACGAACAGGACGAGCTACCGTGGTCGCCGGCGTTCTTCGCCAGGCAGATGCAGAAGGCCGGCGAGGAGTTCACCGAACAGCAGACGCGGCTGTTCGAGCAGATGCTGTCGACGAAAGCGACCTCGCCGACCAACTGGTACTCCGACGTGATGTCGGTGGGGACCGAGATGGCGCTGTTCAAGACGCGCGTCCAGAGCGGCGGTCGGCTCAGCATCCCGGACGCCGAGCGCGAGGCCCTCGACATCGACGAGGGCGACATCGTCCAGGTGTTCGTCGTCCCGGTCAAACGAACCGCCGGGGATCGAAACGAGCGGTAA
- a CDS encoding MFS transporter, whose protein sequence is MREGVPVRSYLMVALGGLGYCCLTFVWFSLPAFLTPVSGALGLSSTEAGLLVGAIPLTYVPLSLASGLVVDRIGPWRAIGGGTVLFGLAQTLRGFAQGFPSMLALTVLLGVGATAITFGLPKLVSELFPADRVGTLSTVYLLGSYVGTAAAYGLGRPVLGPALGGWRPLFVASGVGVLAFALCWALVSWTFSAPRYGDDAPPASVRRDLGRVFGHRELRLLVVVGAVYLFVVHGLQGWLPAVLESRGIGPGLAAAIASWFVVARVAGTLTVPPLSDALGRRRAPIVGCGALAAVGVGGLLAADERVVIAALGVAACGLGVGGVAPLIRALPTEMEGIGPRLTATAVGLVFAVGEVGGFLGPVLVGALRDLTGGFGPGVAALAGAGAVLALAGARLSDPAD, encoded by the coding sequence ATGCGCGAGGGCGTCCCCGTCCGGTCGTACCTGATGGTCGCGCTGGGGGGGCTCGGGTACTGCTGTCTCACGTTCGTCTGGTTCTCGTTGCCCGCGTTCCTCACCCCGGTGAGCGGCGCGCTGGGGCTGTCGAGCACCGAAGCGGGGTTGCTCGTGGGGGCGATCCCCCTCACGTACGTCCCCCTCTCGCTCGCGAGCGGCCTCGTCGTCGACCGGATCGGCCCGTGGCGCGCCATCGGGGGCGGAACGGTCCTGTTCGGTCTCGCACAGACCCTCCGGGGGTTCGCGCAGGGGTTCCCGTCGATGCTCGCGCTCACCGTACTGCTTGGCGTGGGCGCGACCGCGATCACCTTCGGCCTGCCGAAGCTCGTCTCGGAGCTGTTCCCCGCGGATCGAGTGGGAACGCTCTCGACGGTGTACCTGCTCGGCTCGTACGTCGGGACCGCCGCCGCCTACGGGCTCGGTCGGCCCGTGCTGGGGCCGGCGCTCGGCGGGTGGCGACCGCTGTTCGTCGCGAGCGGCGTCGGGGTCCTCGCGTTCGCGCTCTGCTGGGCGCTCGTCTCGTGGACGTTCTCCGCGCCCCGGTACGGCGACGACGCGCCCCCGGCGTCTGTCCGGCGGGACCTCGGGCGGGTGTTCGGTCACCGCGAACTCCGACTGCTGGTCGTCGTCGGCGCGGTGTACCTCTTCGTCGTGCACGGACTCCAGGGGTGGCTCCCGGCCGTCCTCGAGTCGCGGGGGATCGGTCCGGGGCTCGCGGCGGCGATCGCATCGTGGTTCGTCGTCGCCCGCGTGGCCGGAACGCTGACCGTGCCGCCGCTCTCGGACGCCCTGGGTCGCCGTCGCGCCCCGATCGTCGGCTGCGGCGCGCTCGCCGCCGTCGGCGTCGGCGGCCTGCTCGCGGCGGACGAGCGCGTCGTGATCGCCGCGCTCGGCGTCGCGGCGTGCGGCCTGGGCGTCGGCGGCGTCGCACCGCTGATCCGCGCGCTCCCGACGGAGATGGAGGGCATCGGGCCGCGGCTGACCGCCACCGCCGTCGGCCTGGTGTTCGCCGTCGGCGAGGTTGGCGGGTTCCTCGGACCGGTGCTGGTCGGCGCGCTCCGGGACCTGACCGGCGGGTTCGGTCCCGGCGTCGCCGCGCTCGCCGGCGCGGGCGCGGTGCTTGCGCTCGCCGGCGCGCGACTGTCCGACCCCGCCGACTGA